One genomic region from Marinobacter szutsaonensis encodes:
- a CDS encoding cold-shock protein — MSTTTGTVKFFNEAKGFGFITREGGPDVFVHYSAIQGSGFKTLAEGQQVEFTVTQGQKGPQAENVVAL, encoded by the coding sequence ATGTCTACTACTACCGGTACTGTTAAGTTCTTCAACGAAGCTAAAGGCTTTGGCTTTATCACTCGTGAAGGCGGCCCGGACGTATTCGTTCACTACAGCGCCATCCAAGGCTCTGGTTTCAAGACCCTGGCCGAAGGCCAGCAGGTCGAGTTCACCGTAACTCAGGGCCAGAAAGGTCCTCAGGCGGAGAACGTTGTTGCTCTGTAA
- the cysZ gene encoding sulfate transporter CysZ encodes MLKGNFFRGLGYLGEGFRLIRQPGLRLFVVIPIVINIFLFGILFYFMAEGFAALIAMAMGFLPDWTWLQALDWLFWILYGAVILLMLAYGFVIVANLIGSPFYGYLAELTEKYLTGQEINTEDSWATIIKDIPRALWREVQKILYYLPRAIGLFIIGLIPVVNLVAAVLWFLFNCWMMALQYVDFPADNHKVSFPALRRLLGDTRLSALGFGLPVALAAMVPVLNLVVVPAAVCGATAYWVRENGSALK; translated from the coding sequence ATGCTCAAGGGTAACTTTTTTCGCGGACTGGGTTACCTGGGGGAGGGTTTCCGCCTGATTCGACAGCCCGGCCTGCGCCTGTTCGTCGTCATCCCCATTGTTATCAACATCTTCCTGTTCGGCATCCTGTTCTATTTCATGGCGGAGGGCTTTGCGGCGCTGATTGCCATGGCCATGGGGTTCCTGCCGGACTGGACCTGGCTGCAGGCCCTCGACTGGCTGTTCTGGATCCTGTACGGCGCGGTGATCCTGCTGATGCTGGCCTATGGGTTCGTCATCGTCGCCAACCTGATCGGTTCCCCGTTCTATGGTTACCTGGCAGAGCTTACCGAGAAGTATCTCACCGGCCAGGAAATCAATACCGAAGACAGCTGGGCGACCATCATCAAGGACATTCCCCGCGCCCTGTGGCGGGAAGTCCAGAAAATTCTGTATTACCTGCCCCGCGCCATCGGCCTGTTCATCATCGGTCTTATTCCTGTGGTCAACCTGGTGGCGGCGGTGCTCTGGTTCCTGTTCAACTGTTGGATGATGGCCCTGCAGTACGTGGATTTCCCGGCGGATAACCACAAGGTCAGCTTTCCCGCCCTGCGCCGGCTGCTGGGTGACACCCGGCTCTCGGCCCTGGGATTCGGGTTGCCGGTGGCCCTGGCGGCGATGGTGCCGGTGCTGAACCTGGTGGTGGTGCCGGCGGCGGTGTGCGGCGCGACTGCTTACTGGGTGCGGGAAAACGGCTCGGCTCTTAAATAA
- a CDS encoding VanZ family protein: MASLKQLGQDLLHNRTLWRFALAASLVAIVILATMDTRYPIPSAPSDKINHLIAFLELTILTRLAWPELRALWYVPALLLFGLAIELVQATLPYRDFSLKDLLADGVGIAIGLLPWPGLPRAGKLDLRDSPESL, encoded by the coding sequence ATGGCATCATTGAAACAACTCGGTCAGGACCTGCTTCACAACCGGACACTCTGGCGGTTCGCGCTGGCTGCGTCCCTCGTCGCCATCGTGATCCTGGCCACCATGGACACCCGCTACCCCATACCCTCCGCCCCCAGCGACAAGATCAACCACCTGATCGCCTTCCTGGAACTGACCATTCTCACCCGTCTCGCCTGGCCGGAACTGCGGGCACTCTGGTACGTGCCGGCACTGTTGCTGTTCGGCCTGGCCATTGAACTGGTGCAGGCGACCCTCCCCTACCGGGATTTTTCCCTGAAAGACCTGCTTGCCGATGGCGTCGGAATCGCTATTGGCCTGCTGCCTTGGCCAGGGCTGCCCAGGGCCGGAAAGCTGGATTTGAGAGATTCGCCCGAATCCTTGTGA
- the crcB gene encoding fluoride efflux transporter CrcB — MWLSVLAVSVGAVIGANLRWALGLWLNTTYHAIPYGTLVANLSGGWLIGLLMGYFTHGTSLSPEWRLFAVTGLCGALTTFSTFSLEMFAALQEGKWGMAMAGILAHVVGSILMTALGFYSFSLIRG; from the coding sequence ATGTGGCTATCGGTTCTGGCAGTAAGTGTGGGTGCGGTGATCGGTGCCAACCTCCGGTGGGCACTGGGGCTGTGGCTCAATACCACCTACCATGCCATTCCCTATGGAACCCTGGTCGCCAACCTCAGTGGTGGCTGGCTGATTGGCCTGCTCATGGGGTATTTCACCCACGGCACCTCGCTCTCGCCCGAATGGCGCCTGTTTGCCGTCACCGGCCTGTGCGGTGCCCTGACCACCTTCTCCACGTTCTCCCTCGAGATGTTTGCGGCGCTCCAGGAAGGGAAATGGGGCATGGCGATGGCCGGCATTCTCGCCCACGTGGTGGGCTCTATCCTGATGACCGCCCTCGGTTTTTACAGCTTTTCACTGATCAGGGGCTGA
- the rapA gene encoding RNA polymerase-associated protein RapA, with the protein METSDFVIGQRWVSHSDTGLGLGIVTDISGRRVTLGFPAADEERTYAIDNAPLSRIVFQIGEEIETFDGDRYTVRAVEDVGGVLMYHADDGENIHQISEVKLAGSVNFSAPHQRLFAGQFDRNGAFRLRYATVQHQDRLRASPAQGLIGARTQHLPHQIYIAQEVARRHAPRVLLADEVGLGKTIEAGLILHYQLHTGRAKRALIVVPDSLIHQWLVEMLRRFNLRFSIIDQERYDALKDDEDDIDALVNHIFGDESAENPFETDQLVLCSLDFLTRNAGAREDALAAGWDLMIVDEAHHLAWAPEAASPEYEVVESLSARARGLLLLTATPEQVGIASHFARLRLLDPARFHDLETFREEEAHYETINQVVRRLQQGEAISDADREALRGWLGEELDQLEQESDTHQTIIDALLDRHGTGRILFRNTRAAIRGFPERQPEPVSLPCPELYDGLDVGLEGLSPEHGRAEQRWLAEDPRVAWLEKTLLGLRPAKVVVICAHAETAMALEHYLQLRAGIRSAAFHEHLSLVERDRAAAYFSDSEQGAQALICSEIGSEGRNFQFAHHLVLFDLPANPDLLEQRIGRLDRIGQTDTIRIHIPYLEGTSQEVQYRWFHDGLNAFAESCAVGVAVQEAVQDRWQQAIEGDTGVLDELIEASARETTRLKTMLQNGRDALIELNSCRRDVAEELIGRIEEEEASAQVRDYMIEAFDILGVDVEDHGEHSDVLKPGEHYHAGHVTDLPEDGLTVTWSREQALEREDLAFMSWEHPMVTGVMDSVTSSGLGKAALASLSVKALPPGTLLMEALFTVHCPAPESLQLTRYLPVSPLRLLVDVNGKELSAALPHDRLNELCSNIRRRTAQVIVPQIRPQVETMVDHAERLSEPHLEPMKKKALAGVEAVFGPEIRRLEALQKVNPAIRDEEIGYFRNQLAAAREAVSHASLALEGIRVIVTA; encoded by the coding sequence TTGGAAACATCGGATTTTGTCATTGGTCAGCGCTGGGTCAGTCACAGCGACACCGGGCTGGGCCTGGGGATTGTCACGGATATTTCCGGGCGTCGGGTCACCCTGGGTTTTCCAGCCGCGGACGAGGAGCGCACCTATGCCATCGACAACGCGCCCCTGTCCCGCATCGTCTTCCAGATAGGCGAAGAGATCGAGACCTTTGACGGCGACCGCTACACCGTCCGCGCCGTGGAGGACGTCGGTGGTGTGCTCATGTACCACGCCGATGACGGCGAGAACATCCACCAGATCTCCGAGGTGAAGCTGGCCGGCTCGGTCAATTTCTCGGCCCCGCACCAGCGTCTGTTTGCTGGTCAGTTTGACCGTAACGGGGCGTTCCGGCTGCGTTACGCAACCGTTCAGCACCAGGATCGTCTGCGGGCTTCGCCTGCCCAGGGACTGATCGGTGCCCGTACCCAGCACCTGCCTCACCAGATCTATATTGCCCAGGAAGTGGCCCGGCGCCACGCGCCGAGGGTCTTGCTGGCGGATGAGGTCGGTCTGGGCAAGACCATCGAGGCTGGCCTGATCCTGCATTACCAGCTCCACACCGGTCGCGCCAAGCGGGCATTGATCGTGGTTCCGGATTCCCTGATTCACCAGTGGCTGGTGGAAATGCTGCGCCGGTTCAACCTGCGCTTTTCCATCATCGACCAGGAACGTTATGACGCCCTCAAGGATGACGAGGATGACATTGACGCCCTGGTGAACCACATCTTTGGTGACGAGAGTGCGGAAAACCCGTTCGAGACCGACCAACTGGTCCTGTGCAGTCTCGATTTCCTGACCAGGAACGCCGGTGCCCGCGAGGATGCCCTGGCCGCTGGCTGGGACCTGATGATTGTCGATGAGGCCCATCATCTGGCCTGGGCGCCGGAGGCGGCGAGCCCGGAATACGAGGTGGTGGAATCACTGTCGGCCCGGGCCCGGGGCCTGCTGCTGCTCACCGCCACACCGGAGCAGGTGGGCATCGCCAGCCACTTCGCCCGGTTGCGGTTGCTGGATCCGGCCCGTTTCCACGACCTGGAGACGTTCCGGGAAGAGGAAGCCCATTACGAAACCATCAACCAGGTGGTGCGTCGCCTGCAACAGGGCGAGGCGATCAGTGACGCCGACCGCGAGGCCCTGCGCGGCTGGCTCGGCGAGGAACTGGACCAGCTGGAGCAGGAAAGCGATACCCACCAGACCATCATTGATGCGCTGCTCGACCGCCACGGCACCGGCCGGATCCTGTTCCGCAACACCCGCGCGGCGATCCGGGGCTTCCCCGAACGCCAGCCGGAGCCGGTTTCGCTGCCATGCCCGGAACTCTATGACGGCCTCGATGTGGGGCTGGAGGGGCTGAGCCCCGAGCATGGCCGCGCCGAGCAGCGCTGGCTGGCCGAGGACCCCCGTGTTGCCTGGCTGGAGAAGACCCTGCTGGGCCTGCGCCCGGCCAAGGTGGTGGTGATCTGTGCCCACGCCGAAACGGCCATGGCGCTGGAACACTATCTGCAGCTGCGGGCCGGTATCCGCAGCGCGGCATTCCATGAGCATTTGAGCCTGGTGGAACGGGATCGTGCGGCGGCCTATTTCTCTGACAGCGAGCAGGGCGCCCAGGCTCTGATCTGTTCGGAGATCGGCAGCGAGGGCCGGAATTTCCAGTTTGCCCATCACCTGGTGCTGTTCGACCTGCCGGCCAATCCGGACCTGCTGGAGCAGCGCATCGGGCGGCTGGACCGCATTGGCCAGACCGACACCATCCGGATCCATATCCCGTATCTGGAGGGCACCAGCCAGGAGGTTCAGTACCGCTGGTTCCATGACGGGCTGAATGCCTTCGCCGAAAGTTGCGCCGTGGGCGTGGCCGTGCAGGAGGCTGTGCAGGACCGGTGGCAGCAGGCCATCGAGGGCGACACGGGTGTACTGGACGAGCTGATCGAAGCCTCTGCCCGGGAAACCACGCGGCTCAAGACCATGCTGCAGAACGGCCGGGATGCCCTGATCGAACTGAATTCCTGCCGCCGGGACGTGGCCGAGGAGCTGATCGGCCGGATCGAGGAGGAAGAGGCTTCCGCCCAGGTCCGGGATTACATGATCGAGGCCTTCGACATCCTCGGCGTGGACGTGGAAGACCACGGCGAGCACTCGGATGTGCTCAAGCCCGGTGAGCATTACCACGCCGGGCATGTGACCGATTTGCCGGAAGACGGCCTGACCGTGACCTGGAGCCGGGAGCAGGCCCTGGAGCGGGAAGACCTTGCCTTCATGAGCTGGGAGCACCCGATGGTGACCGGCGTGATGGATTCGGTGACCAGCTCCGGTCTGGGCAAGGCCGCGCTGGCCAGCCTCTCGGTCAAGGCGCTGCCGCCGGGGACTCTGTTGATGGAGGCCCTGTTTACCGTGCACTGCCCGGCCCCGGAGTCGTTGCAGCTGACCCGTTACCTGCCGGTGTCGCCCCTGCGGTTGCTGGTGGATGTCAATGGCAAGGAGCTGTCTGCCGCCTTGCCCCACGACCGGCTGAATGAGCTGTGCTCCAACATCCGCCGCCGTACCGCACAGGTGATCGTGCCCCAGATCCGGCCTCAGGTGGAGACCATGGTGGATCACGCCGAGCGCCTGTCCGAACCGCACCTGGAACCCATGAAGAAGAAAGCCCTGGCCGGTGTCGAGGCCGTATTCGGCCCGGAAATTCGCCGCCTTGAGGCCCTGCAGAAGGTCAATCCGGCCATCCGGGACGAGGAGATCGGTTATTTCCGCAACCAGCTGGCGGCGGCCCGGGAGGCGGTCAGTCATGCCAGTCTGGCGCTGGAGGGCATTCGGGTGATTGTGACCGCCTGA
- a CDS encoding 50S ribosomal protein L11 methyltransferase, which translates to MSPERLNEHLCKTLSRGRVAETRPAGCPNIPLYLFDPAVLEGPLSHDEAQAVVAEPAYWSFCWASGQVLAQWILEHPDVVRDKVVLDFGTGSGVVAVSAALAGAARVIACDLDPAALDAAAANAELNGVTLAFCNDWNRRPEGIDLVVAADVLYDPENRPLLEVFLAAAPEVLLADSRVRDLGNDCYEKQAVIEARTWPDLNEFEEFNRVRIYRAKVGG; encoded by the coding sequence ATGTCACCGGAACGGTTGAACGAACACTTGTGCAAGACCCTGAGCCGGGGACGGGTGGCAGAAACCCGGCCGGCGGGCTGTCCGAATATCCCCCTGTACCTGTTTGACCCGGCGGTACTGGAAGGCCCCCTGTCCCATGACGAGGCCCAGGCGGTGGTTGCGGAACCGGCTTACTGGTCGTTCTGCTGGGCCAGCGGGCAGGTGCTGGCGCAATGGATCCTTGAGCATCCTGACGTCGTTCGGGACAAGGTGGTGCTGGACTTCGGAACCGGGTCGGGGGTGGTTGCGGTGTCGGCCGCGCTGGCCGGTGCGGCGCGGGTGATCGCGTGCGACCTGGATCCGGCGGCACTGGATGCCGCAGCCGCCAACGCGGAGCTCAATGGTGTCACGCTGGCGTTTTGTAATGACTGGAACCGGAGGCCCGAGGGTATCGATCTGGTGGTCGCGGCAGACGTACTCTATGATCCCGAAAACCGCCCTTTGCTTGAGGTGTTTCTGGCAGCGGCGCCAGAGGTCCTGTTGGCGGATTCCCGGGTCAGGGATCTCGGGAACGACTGTTATGAAAAACAGGCAGTGATTGAAGCCAGGACCTGGCCGGATCTCAACGAATTCGAGGAGTTCAACAGGGTGAGGATCTATCGGGCAAAAGTCGGGGGCTGA
- a CDS encoding lysophospholipid acyltransferase family protein, with protein MLLRFLKATWILFWAVLLTLILFLPIVIAALAGKRGDAAFQGTQIYAWIILKVCGIRLRVSGKEHIQPGQRYVILSNHASYFDPPALVLALGLQYRWVIKKELRKVPLFGLALETSRNLFIDRSKGADALESIKQGVAQLPDGTGILLFPEGTRSWDGKLLPFKRGGFVIARDGGLPILPVTIAGSHERLPKGHAAFTSGEIHIVIHPPVSAADKPVELLMDEVRATIAGALE; from the coding sequence ATGCTGTTGCGATTTCTGAAAGCTACCTGGATCCTGTTCTGGGCGGTCCTCCTTACCCTGATCCTGTTCCTGCCGATCGTGATTGCTGCCCTTGCCGGCAAGCGGGGTGATGCTGCCTTCCAGGGTACCCAGATCTATGCCTGGATCATTCTGAAGGTCTGTGGCATCCGCCTGCGAGTCAGTGGCAAGGAACACATTCAGCCGGGCCAGCGCTACGTCATTCTCAGCAACCACGCCTCCTATTTCGATCCGCCCGCCCTGGTGCTGGCCCTTGGCCTGCAGTACCGGTGGGTGATCAAGAAGGAGTTGCGCAAGGTGCCCCTGTTCGGCCTGGCGCTGGAGACGTCCCGTAACCTGTTCATCGACCGGTCAAAAGGGGCGGATGCCCTCGAAAGCATCAAACAGGGCGTCGCCCAGCTGCCAGATGGTACCGGTATCCTGCTGTTTCCGGAGGGAACCCGCTCGTGGGATGGCAAGTTGTTGCCCTTCAAGCGGGGTGGGTTTGTGATTGCCCGGGATGGCGGTTTGCCGATCCTCCCGGTCACCATCGCGGGCTCCCATGAACGGCTGCCCAAGGGGCATGCCGCCTTTACCAGTGGTGAAATCCACATTGTCATCCATCCCCCGGTGAGTGCAGCCGACAAGCCGGTGGAGTTGCTTATGGACGAGGTGCGGGCAACGATCGCTGGCGCCCTGGAGTAG
- the ald gene encoding alanine dehydrogenase: MKVGVPKEIKNHEYRVGMIPASVHELCGHGHEVYVQEGAGTAIGFSDEDYRQAGARLVATAEEVFQQAELVIKVKEPQAGERAMLRPEHTLFTYLHLAPDQAQTDDLVQSGATCIAYETVTDHAGRLPLLAPMSEVAGRMSIQAGAHCLEKYLGGRGVLLGGVPGVSPARVTIIGGGVVGQNAAAMAVGLGAQVTVVDRNMEVLRHLDHRFGNQISTLFSTAHTLDQAVIESDLVIGSVLIPGASAPKLITRDMVRRMPEGSVIVDVAIDQGGCAETSKPTTHDNPTYIVDGVVHYCVANMPGAVARTSTLALNNVTLPFIAALANKGPGQALRDDPNLLAGLNVMAGKVTYREVAEATGYTYTNPETLLGT; the protein is encoded by the coding sequence ATGAAAGTCGGGGTTCCGAAGGAGATCAAGAACCATGAGTACCGGGTCGGTATGATTCCGGCGTCGGTTCATGAGCTGTGTGGCCACGGTCACGAGGTGTATGTACAGGAAGGGGCCGGAACGGCCATTGGCTTTTCCGATGAGGATTACCGGCAGGCCGGTGCCCGCTTGGTGGCTACTGCAGAAGAAGTGTTCCAACAGGCGGAGCTGGTCATCAAGGTCAAGGAACCCCAGGCCGGCGAGCGTGCCATGCTCCGGCCGGAACACACCCTGTTCACCTACCTGCACCTGGCTCCGGACCAGGCGCAGACCGACGACCTGGTGCAATCCGGCGCTACCTGCATCGCCTATGAAACGGTGACCGATCACGCCGGCCGGCTGCCCCTGCTGGCACCCATGTCCGAAGTGGCCGGGCGTATGTCGATCCAGGCCGGCGCTCACTGCCTGGAAAAGTACCTCGGTGGGCGGGGCGTCCTGCTCGGTGGTGTGCCAGGGGTCAGTCCGGCCCGGGTTACCATCATTGGTGGTGGCGTGGTGGGGCAGAACGCTGCCGCCATGGCCGTTGGCCTGGGGGCCCAGGTGACGGTGGTGGACCGCAACATGGAGGTGCTCCGGCACCTGGACCACCGCTTTGGCAACCAGATTTCCACCCTGTTCTCCACGGCTCACACCCTGGACCAGGCGGTCATCGAGTCCGACCTGGTGATCGGCAGCGTGCTGATTCCCGGTGCCTCGGCACCCAAGCTGATCACCCGGGACATGGTCCGGCGCATGCCCGAGGGCAGTGTCATTGTAGATGTGGCCATTGACCAGGGCGGCTGTGCCGAGACCTCGAAACCCACCACCCATGACAATCCGACCTACATCGTCGATGGTGTGGTACATTACTGCGTGGCCAACATGCCCGGTGCGGTGGCGAGAACGTCCACCCTGGCACTGAATAACGTCACCCTGCCATTCATCGCGGCCCTTGCGAACAAGGGGCCGGGGCAGGCACTGAGGGATGATCCGAACCTGCTGGCTGGCCTGAATGTGATGGCTGGCAAGGTGACCTACAGGGAAGTGGCCGAAGCCACCGGGTATACCTATACAAACCCTGAAACCCTGCTGGGAACCTGA
- a CDS encoding acyl-CoA dehydrogenase has translation MMTFILFVVALAGLLIVMRREAGAKPAIGVMVVVGFLSWIFASGWLALILFLGAAATAAAGLPGFRQGWLTPRIFAMFKKVAPKVSDTEKVALEAGTVGWDGELFTGRPDWHSLLINRHNGLSEEEQAFVDNQCTHAISMCNSWDIAVERADLPKELWDFLKKEKFFGMIIPKEYGGLEFSAKAQTAVLQKLAANEMLMVTVGVPNSLGPGELLVKYGTEEQKKYYLPRLADGREIPCFGLTGPRAGSDATSLPDTGIVCKQEVDGKEVLGIRLNFEKRWITLAPVATVVGLAFRMFDPDGLLGDTEDYGITCALIPRDTKGMEIGRRHCPIGTPFLNGPIRGKDVFIPLDYIIGGQKMAGEGWRMLVECLSVGRCITLPSGAAGAAAYSVGTAGGFTRIRRQFNTPVAEMEGVQEPLARIAAKTYIAQAAVNHTANMIDNGQKPAVPSAILKYHLTEFQRGILTDAMDVHGGKTVTLGPRNYLGIGYSGAAVSITVEGANIMTRSLMIFGQGAIRCHPYVLEELAAKDNDDIRAFDKAFFGHAGLIFGNASRAFTQALGLGRADVPFDSSSRRYAQAVARFSAAFGLCADAAMTTLGSELKMRELISARLGDVLSNLYLASMVLKNWHETQPVEGEREVMEYSLELLLNRTETALDEFLQNLPNRPVAIALRAITMPLGRRWDAPHDSQARKLARAISTDTPIRHKLLASIWSTDGEGTVENPVARYNGLLKDYDKAEQLYRKATKAYAKGELPMTALHPEERFEAALKAGIYTKEEADFMRQYEEVVLEMLTVDDFPFDAFARNQETVIDHNPA, from the coding sequence ATGATGACTTTCATTCTGTTTGTGGTAGCGCTCGCGGGCCTGCTGATCGTCATGCGCCGTGAGGCGGGGGCCAAACCGGCCATCGGTGTGATGGTGGTGGTCGGGTTCCTGTCCTGGATCTTCGCCTCCGGCTGGCTGGCCCTGATCCTGTTTCTCGGTGCCGCTGCCACGGCTGCGGCCGGCCTGCCGGGCTTTCGCCAGGGCTGGCTGACACCCCGTATCTTCGCCATGTTCAAGAAGGTGGCGCCGAAGGTTTCCGATACCGAAAAGGTGGCCCTGGAAGCCGGTACCGTCGGCTGGGACGGCGAGCTGTTCACCGGTCGTCCCGACTGGCACAGCCTGCTGATCAACCGCCACAACGGCCTGAGCGAGGAAGAACAGGCCTTCGTGGATAACCAGTGCACCCACGCCATCTCCATGTGCAACTCCTGGGATATCGCGGTGGAGCGGGCCGACCTGCCGAAAGAACTGTGGGACTTCCTGAAGAAAGAGAAGTTCTTCGGCATGATCATTCCCAAGGAATACGGCGGCCTGGAATTCTCCGCCAAGGCCCAGACCGCGGTCTTGCAGAAGCTGGCGGCCAACGAGATGCTGATGGTCACCGTCGGCGTGCCGAACTCCCTCGGCCCCGGCGAGTTGCTGGTCAAGTACGGTACTGAAGAACAGAAAAAGTATTACCTGCCGCGCCTGGCCGATGGTCGGGAGATTCCCTGCTTCGGCCTGACCGGCCCGCGCGCCGGTTCTGATGCCACCTCGCTGCCGGATACGGGCATCGTGTGCAAACAGGAAGTGGACGGCAAGGAAGTGCTGGGCATCCGTCTCAACTTCGAGAAGCGCTGGATCACCCTGGCGCCGGTGGCGACGGTGGTTGGCCTGGCCTTCCGCATGTTCGATCCCGATGGTCTGCTCGGAGACACCGAGGACTACGGCATTACCTGTGCCCTGATTCCCCGGGACACCAAGGGCATGGAAATCGGTCGCCGCCATTGCCCGATCGGTACGCCGTTCCTGAACGGCCCGATCCGGGGCAAGGATGTCTTCATTCCGCTGGATTACATCATCGGTGGCCAGAAGATGGCCGGTGAGGGCTGGCGCATGCTGGTGGAATGTCTGTCGGTTGGTCGCTGCATCACCCTGCCGTCCGGTGCAGCGGGCGCTGCGGCCTACTCAGTGGGCACTGCCGGTGGCTTCACCCGTATCCGCCGCCAGTTCAACACCCCGGTGGCCGAGATGGAAGGCGTGCAGGAGCCTCTGGCCCGTATCGCCGCCAAGACCTATATCGCCCAGGCCGCGGTGAACCATACCGCCAACATGATCGACAACGGCCAGAAACCGGCGGTGCCGTCGGCCATCCTGAAATACCACCTGACCGAGTTCCAGCGCGGGATCCTTACCGACGCCATGGATGTCCACGGTGGCAAGACCGTCACCCTGGGGCCCCGTAACTACCTGGGCATCGGCTACAGCGGCGCCGCGGTATCTATCACCGTGGAAGGCGCCAATATCATGACCCGCAGCCTGATGATCTTCGGCCAGGGCGCGATCCGTTGCCATCCCTACGTTCTCGAGGAGCTGGCGGCCAAGGACAATGACGATATCCGGGCTTTCGACAAGGCGTTTTTCGGCCACGCCGGCCTGATCTTCGGAAACGCGTCCCGGGCCTTCACCCAGGCCCTGGGGCTGGGCCGTGCCGACGTGCCCTTTGACAGCTCCAGCCGTCGCTATGCCCAGGCGGTTGCCCGGTTCAGCGCCGCGTTTGGTCTATGTGCCGATGCCGCCATGACCACCCTGGGTAGTGAGCTGAAGATGCGTGAGCTGATTTCCGCCCGCCTGGGAGATGTGCTCTCCAACCTGTATCTGGCATCCATGGTGCTGAAAAACTGGCACGAGACCCAGCCTGTCGAAGGCGAACGGGAAGTGATGGAATACAGTCTGGAGCTACTTCTCAACCGCACAGAGACCGCCCTGGACGAATTCCTGCAGAACCTGCCGAACCGGCCGGTGGCCATTGCGCTCCGGGCCATCACCATGCCCCTTGGGCGTCGCTGGGATGCGCCCCACGACAGCCAGGCCCGCAAACTGGCCAGGGCCATCTCCACCGATACCCCGATCCGCCACAAGCTGCTGGCCAGTATCTGGAGCACCGACGGCGAGGGCACGGTCGAGAACCCGGTGGCCCGCTACAATGGCCTGCTGAAGGATTACGACAAGGCGGAGCAGTTGTACCGCAAGGCAACCAAGGCGTACGCCAAGGGCGAGCTGCCGATGACGGCGTTGCATCCCGAGGAGCGCTTTGAGGCAGCTCTCAAGGCAGGCATCTATACCAAGGAGGAAGCGGACTTCATGCGCCAGTACGAGGAGGTTGTGCTGGAAATGCTCACCGTGGACGACTTCCCGTTCGATGCCTTTGCCCGCAACCAGGAAACCGTGATCGACCACAATCCGGCTTGA
- a CDS encoding dienelactone hydrolase family protein, with product MNPIRTTTLATALGLSLASTGVLAEMQTETIEYTIDGTTFTGYLAWDDEDEGQRPGVLVVHEWWGHNEFARDQAEKLAAAGYTALALDMYGSGKVTDHPDTAQQFMQEATKDMDQMKARFLKAKELLQNHESVDGDRIAAQGYCFGGAVVLNMARLGVDLDGVVSFHGALGSPIKAQVGEVKAQVQVYTGGADQMVPSDQVAGLVKEMQDAEVDLTLVSFPGVRHSFTNPGADKVAEEFNMPIGYDEEAATRSWQGTMEFYQRIFAQ from the coding sequence ATGAACCCGATCAGAACGACAACCCTGGCAACCGCCCTTGGCCTCTCCCTGGCCAGTACAGGAGTCCTCGCCGAAATGCAGACCGAAACCATCGAGTACACCATTGATGGCACCACCTTCACCGGCTATCTGGCCTGGGACGATGAGGATGAGGGCCAGCGCCCCGGCGTGCTGGTGGTTCACGAATGGTGGGGCCATAACGAGTTCGCCCGGGACCAGGCCGAAAAGCTGGCGGCCGCCGGCTACACAGCGCTGGCGCTGGACATGTACGGATCGGGCAAGGTCACCGACCACCCCGACACGGCCCAGCAATTCATGCAGGAAGCCACCAAGGACATGGACCAGATGAAGGCGCGCTTCCTCAAGGCCAAGGAACTGCTGCAGAACCACGAGAGCGTCGATGGCGACCGTATTGCGGCCCAGGGTTACTGCTTCGGCGGTGCGGTGGTACTGAACATGGCCCGCCTCGGTGTGGACCTGGATGGTGTGGTGAGCTTTCACGGCGCCCTGGGCAGCCCGATCAAGGCCCAGGTCGGTGAGGTGAAGGCCCAGGTCCAGGTGTACACCGGCGGTGCTGACCAGATGGTACCCTCCGATCAGGTTGCCGGCCTGGTCAAGGAAATGCAGGACGCCGAAGTGGACCTGACCCTGGTGAGCTTCCCGGGTGTCCGGCACTCCTTCACCAATCCCGGTGCCGACAAGGTCGCCGAAGAATTCAACATGCCCATCGGTTATGACGAAGAGGCTGCCACCCGCTCCTGGCAGGGCACCATGGAGTTCTACCAGCGTATCTTCGCCCAGTAA